In a single window of the Homalodisca vitripennis isolate AUS2020 unplaced genomic scaffold, UT_GWSS_2.1 ScUCBcl_844;HRSCAF=3680, whole genome shotgun sequence genome:
- the LOC124371040 gene encoding uncharacterized protein T26G10.4-like codes for MARVSVSWHTRMTWPWWPSLKQSLRALLEAVVPAASWVGLKFKPEKCATLHVARREVRPTAFAIYGSPLRVLGEGEPYQHLGVPTGMRVDQTPVDTISRLEGEAAAIFGSLLAPWQKLHALRTFLIPQLTFNLNTARIRKTCLRGLDNIVKAGCKRTLNLPARASAELVALPPSWGGAGLLPLADLSDLAAVAHAFRLLTCPDPKVHTPCSSRSRCVGRSAVC; via the coding sequence ATGGCACGCGTGTCAGTGTCCTGGCATACGCGGATGACCTGGCCCTGGTGGCCAAGTCTGAAGCAATCGCTCAGGGCACTGCTTGAGGCCGTAGTCCCGGCGGCCTCGTGGGTCGGCCTCAAGTTCAAACCGGAGAAATGTGCTACACTCCATGTGGCGCGGCGTGAGGTGAGGCCGACAGCGTTTGCCATATACGGCTCCCCACTTAGGGTCCTTGGTGAAGGCGAGCCGTACCAACATCTTGGGGTGCCCACTGGCATGAGAGTCGATCAGACTCCAGTGGACACCATTTCAAGGCTCGAAGGTGAGGCTGCCGCCATCTTTGGGAGTCTGCTTGCGCCCTGGCAAAAGCTCCACGCCCTGCGCACGTTCCTGATCCCGCAATTGACTTTCAACCTTAATACCGCGAGGATCAGGAAGACGTGTTTGCGTGGGCTGGACAACATTGTCAAAGCGGGCTGTAAGCGGACTTTGAACCTCCCTGCTAGAGCGAGTGCTGAGTTGGTCGCACTCCCACCCTCCTGGGGGGGAGCTGGCCTTCTGCCATTGGCCGACCTATCAGACCTTGCTGCTGTAGCCCACGCCTTCCGCCTACTGACTTGCCCAGACCCTAAAGTGCACACACCTTGCTCTTCAAGGTCTCGCTGTGTCGGCCGGTCAGCGGTCTGCTGA